A stretch of the Lactuca sativa cultivar Salinas chromosome 9, Lsat_Salinas_v11, whole genome shotgun sequence genome encodes the following:
- the LOC111892838 gene encoding disease resistance protein RPV1: MASSSTASIHKSFKYDVFLSFRGEDTRTNFVDHLYNALQQQSIYTYKDGEAIKKGNLISAELIGSIEGSRFYIIVFSRNYASSSWCLDELVKIMECHKMTDHTAYPVFYDVEPTEVRNQIGTVGEAFVKHENDEAAGKWKEALKEAANLAGWELKNTANGHEAKFIQKIVEEISLQLRSSDFDIDEKLVGMETRVKDVLSLMETGVDDVRMIGIKGMGGGGKTTLARAVFDQISYLFEGKSFIENVREVSSTSLSGLKSLQNQVLKDVSFAQGINISNVHDGKRMIKRMMRGIKVLVVLDDVDHIDQLAALAGMPNWFSPRSRIIITTRDEQVLVAHRVKLIVDVNLLSYNEAICLFSRYAFGTEIPIQGYGELSGKVVRYANGLPLTITVLGSFLCGKNVSEWIDALKRLETIPLNETLQKLELSYVTLEEDYKEIFLNVACILKGWSKELAIEALESCGFHATNGLKILEQKSLITISKPYEFVGMHDHIEEMGRNIVRRLHPNSRLWIKEEIKDILANDLGTNATRYIRFDIGNVNLEIVMKGLRKMKELRFLHVAPPHIQEDFVERHRNHDNVNQHLPNALQYLPNALQYLHWYKYPLSSFPNTFLGNNLVALKMVKSKIVQLWEGGERKVLNKLKILDLSRSNLMTLDLRSAVNLELLRLDGCNSLVEFHLPGRCLNLKSLTLTYSKLRTLDIGQTPNLKHLDLKGCYYLVEFRLPNPCLELISVNLSGSNLRTIDLHSCVNLKLLDLKYCSALVELHMPGKYLNLRSLTLTYSKLRTLHIGQTPNLEDLDLNNCYDLEDFHMADKCPKLTSLNISYSKLKTLDLGLAPNLKNLNLEECNNLVQLHVPFGCLENLVYLVLSGCLRYTSFLFDKRNAASSSRDESIEVGPLAELHLIAKSLKECPLHPDNTLRKFQFQCFYKDDPSSTGNVEKLLSFGLCACTNLETFSESICGLRRLRKLKLECYPEAPKDLDQLECLEELSISTTDMKHLPDSICMLKHLEILQLKDCWSLEKLPEDLGRLECLKMLTLSDTKIKHLPDSICMLKHLVFLELSDCFYLETLPEDLGQLECLETLDLSYAKIERLPDSICMLKHLKNLVLARCSLLKTLPKDLGELECLLELNMSSSMIKHLPDTICMLKDLEHLNLNHCLLLEKLPDDLDRLESLRSLTLRKCKLLRDIPISICKMKRLERLDVTGTCISNLPHDICLLKRLHILGSRGLLESSGFTSKIQTVQYEDTCFVDV; the protein is encoded by the exons ATGGCCTCTTCTTCAACAGCATCTATTCACAAAAGCTTTAAATACGATGTATTTTTGAGTTTTAGAGGCGAAGACACCCGCACCAACTTCGTTGATCATCTTTATAATGCTCTACAGCAACAAAGCATTTATACTTACAAGGATGGCGAGGCAATTAAAAAAGGGAATTTAATTAGTGCTGAGTTGATCGGATCCATTGAAGGCTCACGATTCTATATCATTGTTTTCTCCAGAAACTACGCATCTTCATCTTGGTGCTTGGATGAGCTTGTGAAGATAATGGAGTGTCACAAGATGACTGATCATACCGCTTATCCCGTCTTCTATGATGTGGAACCGACGGAAGTCCGCAATCAAATCGGGACAGTTGGAGAAGCTTTTGTTAAACATGAAAACGATGAGGCTGCtgggaaatggaaagaggcaCTAAAAGAAGCAGCAAATCTAGCTGGATGGGAGTTGAAGAACACTGCAAATGG GCATGAAGCCAAATTCATCCAAAAAATTGTTGAAGAGATTTCACTACAGCTACGTTCCAGCGATTTCGACATTGATGAAAAGCTAGTAGGCATGGAGACCCGAGTAAAGGATGTTCTATCATTAATGGAAACTGGTGTTGATGATGTCCGCATGATTGGGATCAAGGGGATGGGAGGTGGTGGGAAGACAACTTTGGCCAGAGCTGTTTTTGATCAAATATCCTATCTGTTCGAAGGTAAAAGCTTCATTGAGAATGTTAGGGAAGTTTCAAGTACTTCTTTGTCTGGATTGAAATCATTGCAAAATCAAGTCCTTAAAGATGTCTCATTCGCGCAAGGTATCAACATAAGTAATGTTCATGATGGGAAAAGAATGATAAAGAGGATGATGCGTGGTATAAAGGTTCTTGTTGTTCTAGATGATGTGGATCATATAGACCAGCTTGCGGCGTTAGCCGGTATGCCTAATTGGTTTAGTCCAAGAAGTAGAATTATCATCACTACAAGAGACGAGCAGGTGCTTGTAGCACACAGGGTGAAGTTGATTGTTGATGTCAATTTGCTATCTTACAATGAAGCAATTTGCCTCTTCAGTAGGTATGCATTTGGGACAGAGATTCCAATTCAAGGGTATGGAGAGCTATCTGGAAAAGTTGTACGCTATGCTAATGGTCTTCCCTTAACAATAACAGTTTTGGGTTCGTTTCTTTGTGGTAAAAATGTAAGTGAGTGGATAGATGCTCTAAAAAGACTAGAAACGATTCCGTTAAATGAAACTCTTCAAAAATTGGAATTAAGCTACGTCACTCTAGAGGAAGATTACAAGGAAATATTCCTAAATGTTGCATGCATACTGAAAGGGTGGTCGAAAGAGTTGGCAATCGAAGCACTTGAAAGTTGTGGATTTCATGCTACAAATGGTTTAAAAATTCTTGAGCAAAAATCACTTATAACTATTAGTAAACCTTATGAGTTTGTGGGCATGCATGACCATATTGAAGAAATGGGCAGGAATATTGTTCGTCGTTTGCACCCAAATAGCCGACTGTGGATTAAAGAGGAAATTAAAGATATATTGGCTAATGACTTG GGTACTAACGCAACAAGATATATACGATTCGACATAGGGAATGTCAATTTGGAAATTGTTATGAAAGGTCTTAGAAAGATGAAGGAACTTAGATTTCTGCATGTGGCTCCACCGCATATACAAGAAGATTTTGTTGAGAGACATAGGAATCATGATAATGTCAACCAACACTTACCAAATGCTTTACAATATCTACCAAATGCTTTACAATATCTGCATTGGTACAAGTACCCTTTGTCGTCTTTCCCCAACACATTTCTAGGAAATAATCTTGTTGCACTTAAGATGGTTAAGAGCAAAATCGTGCAACTTTGGGAAGGGGGAGAAAGAAAG GTTCTTAACAAGCTCAAAATTCTTGACCTTAGTCGTTCAAATTTGATGACCCTTGATCTTCGCTCAGCTGTGAACCTGGAGCTGTTACGTCTTGATGGCTGCAATTCTTTGGTAGAATTTCACTTGCCCGGTAGATGTCTGAATCTCAAATCCCTGACACTCACTTATTCAAAGTTGAGGACCCTGGACATTGGACAGACTCCAAATCTGAAGCATTTAGATCTTAAAGGCTGTTATTATTTAGTAGAATTTCGCTTACCAAATCCATGTCTAGAGCTCATATCTGTTAACCTCAGTGGTTCGAACTTGAGGACCATTGACCTTCATTCATGTGTGAATCTCAAGTTGTTAGATCTTAAATACTGCTCTGCTTTGGTAGAACTTCACATGCCTGGTAAATATCTAAATCTCAGATCCCTGACACTCACTTATTCAAAGTTGAGGACCCTACACATTGGGCAGACTCCGAATCTGGAGGATTTAGATCTTAACAACTGTTATGATTTGGAAGACTTTCATATGGCCGATAAATGCCCAAAGCTCACATCCCTCAACATTAGTTATTCAAAGTTGAAAACCCTTGACCTTGGGCTGGCTCCAAATCTCAAGAACTTAAATCTTGAAGAATGTAATAATCTGGTACAACTTCATGTTCCCTTTGGATGTCTAgaaaatcttgtttacttggtcTTAAGTGGCTGTTTGAGGTATACATCTTTTCTGTTTGACAAAAGGAATGCTGCTTCTAGTAGCAGGGATGAATCAATTGAGGTTGGTCCTTTAGCTGAGTTACATCTGATTGCCAAGTCCCTTAAAGAATGTCCGCTTCACCCCGACAATACTTTGCGAAAGTTTCAATTTCAATGTTTTTACAAAGATGATCCCTCATCGACTGGAAATGTTGAGAAGCTTCTTTCTTTTGGTCTATGTGCTTGCACAAACCTTGAGACATTCTCAGAAAGCATTTGTGGGTTACGGCGTTTAAGAAAGCTTAAACTCGAATGCTATCCGGAGGCTCCCAAAGATCTTGACCAGTTAGAATGTCTAGAAGAGCTAAGTATTTCTACAACAGATATGAAACATCTTCCAGATAGCATTTGTATGTTGAAACATCTGGAAATTCTTCAACTTAAAGATTGTTGGAGTCTTGAGAAGTTACCTGAGGATCTTGGCCGATTAGAATGTTTAAAAATGCTGACTTTGTCAGATACAAAGATTAAACATCTTCCTGATAGCATTTGTATGTTGAAACATCTGGTATTTCTTGAGCTTAGTGATTGTTTCTATCTTGAAACGTTACCCGAGGATCTTGGCCAACTAGAATGTTTAGAGACGCTAGATTTGTCGTATGCAAAGATCGAACGTCTTCCAGATAGCATATGTATGTTGAAACATCTGAAAAACCTCGTTCTTGCACGTTGTTCTTTACTTAAGACGTTACCAAAGGATCTTGGCGAATTAGAATGTTTGTTAGAGCTAAACATGTCATCCTCAATGATCAAACATCTTCCGGATACTATTTGTATGTTGAAAGATTTGGAACATCTCAATCTTAATCATTGTTTGTTACTTGAGAAATTACCAGATGATCTTGACCGATTAGAAAGTTTACGGAGCCTAACCCTAAGGAAGTGCAAGCTTTTACGAGATATTCCAATCAGCATCTGTAAGATGAAACGTTTAGAAAGGCTAGATGTAACCGGTACATGCATAAGCAATCTTCCGCATGACATTTGTTTGTTGAAACGCCTGCATATTTTAGGGTCGAGAGGCCTTCTTGAATCCTCTGGTTTCACATCCAAGATACAAACTGTCCAGTACGAAGATACCTGCTTTGTAGATGTGTGA